A part of Streptomyces sp. NBC_01497 genomic DNA contains:
- a CDS encoding PP2C family protein-serine/threonine phosphatase yields the protein MRTRARQWAGAAIPGIVIVVAVLADMFTPVASASLLAVAPVAAVTTLGPWAITAVGVVAMGVHAALADIEGTLGWQRGLSNQFSLAAVTALAVMLNRSRSDQNSTTRAARHTAAVAQKAVLPTPPEHLGALHIAARYTPADREALIGGDLYVVQRTPHGVRAMIGDVRGKGLDAVSAVSVDIGAFRFAADQAGDLASLAQSLDEALLREGLRRHGQEESEGFTTALIAEFSQDLAQVRILNRGHPAPVLLSVDGRATALDPSQEAPPLGMMSLGRWDAPVDVFDFPPGSTLVLLTDGCTEARDREGVFYDPGSRLEHLWGRQHHSTGGAPSPGALLDLLLRDVTQYTRGRVHDDQALVALRHRPAC from the coding sequence GTGAGAACCAGAGCACGTCAATGGGCAGGGGCGGCGATCCCGGGCATCGTCATCGTGGTGGCGGTCCTGGCGGACATGTTCACGCCGGTGGCCTCGGCGTCACTGCTCGCCGTGGCACCGGTCGCCGCGGTGACCACGCTGGGGCCGTGGGCGATCACCGCGGTCGGGGTGGTGGCCATGGGCGTGCATGCCGCGCTGGCCGACATCGAGGGAACGCTCGGCTGGCAGCGTGGACTCTCCAACCAGTTCTCGCTCGCCGCCGTGACCGCCCTGGCCGTCATGCTGAACCGCTCGCGGAGCGACCAGAACAGCACCACCCGCGCCGCGCGCCACACCGCGGCCGTCGCCCAGAAGGCGGTCCTGCCCACACCGCCCGAACACCTGGGGGCCCTGCACATCGCCGCCCGCTACACACCCGCCGACCGGGAGGCGCTCATCGGCGGAGACCTCTACGTCGTCCAGCGGACGCCGCACGGCGTGCGCGCGATGATCGGGGACGTACGGGGCAAGGGCCTGGACGCGGTCTCGGCCGTCAGCGTCGACATCGGCGCCTTCCGCTTCGCCGCGGACCAGGCCGGTGATCTGGCCTCTCTCGCGCAGTCACTGGACGAGGCGCTGCTGCGGGAAGGTCTGCGCCGCCACGGGCAGGAGGAGTCGGAGGGCTTCACCACCGCGTTGATCGCCGAGTTCAGCCAGGACCTCGCCCAGGTGCGGATCCTGAACCGTGGCCACCCCGCCCCGGTGCTGCTGAGCGTGGACGGCCGCGCAACGGCCCTCGACCCCTCGCAGGAGGCTCCCCCGCTGGGCATGATGAGCCTCGGACGATGGGACGCCCCCGTCGACGTCTTCGACTTCCCGCCCGGATCGACGCTGGTACTCCTCACGGACGGCTGTACCGAGGCGCGCGACCGGGAGGGCGTCTTCTACGATCCCGGCTCCCGGCTCGAACACCTGTGGGGCCGTCAGCATCACTCCACCGGCGGGGCTCCCTCACCGGGCGCGCTCCTGGACCTGCTGCTGCGGGACGTCACGCAGTACACCCGGGGCCGGGTCCACGACGACCAGGCGCTCGTCGCCCTGCGCCACCGCCCCGCGTGCTGA
- a CDS encoding TetR family transcriptional regulator — protein sequence MPRSGTEARRRLQQAALELYRERGFDQTTTAEIAARAGVNERTFFRHFPDKREVLFGGEADLRAALTREVAHAPDGLQPLAVLLRAFRKAAHILEDNRPFSEPRLAIIATTPALRERDLAKAAALTEAVAEALRQRGVPGRLAGLAAQTGWAAFHHAAQAWIDDPSQSLDAQLLQAFKDLHALAATAQRPRNGTQADTAAPVS from the coding sequence GTGCCACGAAGCGGAACAGAAGCGCGCCGCCGCCTTCAGCAGGCGGCCCTGGAGCTGTACCGGGAGCGCGGGTTCGACCAGACCACCACGGCGGAGATCGCCGCCCGGGCAGGTGTCAACGAGCGCACGTTCTTCCGGCATTTCCCGGACAAGCGTGAGGTGCTGTTCGGCGGCGAAGCGGACCTGCGCGCCGCGCTGACGCGGGAGGTCGCCCACGCCCCCGACGGCCTGCAGCCACTCGCCGTTCTGCTGCGCGCCTTCCGCAAGGCCGCCCACATCCTTGAGGACAACCGCCCGTTCTCCGAGCCGCGACTGGCCATCATCGCCACGACGCCGGCGCTCCGGGAGCGCGACCTGGCCAAGGCCGCGGCGCTCACCGAAGCCGTAGCGGAGGCGCTGCGTCAGCGCGGCGTCCCCGGCCGGCTGGCCGGTCTGGCCGCGCAGACCGGCTGGGCCGCCTTCCACCACGCGGCCCAGGCATGGATCGACGACCCCTCACAGAGCTTGGACGCGCAGCTCCTCCAGGCCTTCAAGGATCTGCACGCCCTCGCCGCGACCGCCCAGCGTCCCAGGAACGGCACGCAAGCTGATACCGCCGCGCCGGTGAGCTAG
- a CDS encoding SDR family oxidoreductase, which produces MQIFVTGGSGQTGPAVVTELVAAGHRVTALARSDAAAARLESLGAIPHHGTLDDHDSLRRGAEAADGVLHMAYGGDFSDLDDMMRRDRTAIEALGRPLEHSGKPLVVTSGTLVMPEGRETDEEDEPDADGIAAFRIAGERACLDLAGRGVRASVVRLAPTVHGPKDHGFIPMLVATARRTGVSAYVGDGANRWPAVHRLDAAGLFRLAWEKAPAGSVLHGVAESGVTMKSIARTIARGLDLPTVSLTPDQAAGHYVSPFMARVYAFDAPVSSARTRELLGWSPTRPTLLDDLEHGDYLATPAS; this is translated from the coding sequence ATGCAGATCTTCGTCACTGGTGGTTCCGGCCAGACCGGGCCCGCCGTTGTCACCGAACTCGTCGCGGCGGGGCACCGGGTCACCGCTCTGGCGCGCTCGGATGCCGCCGCCGCGCGGCTGGAGTCGCTGGGCGCCATCCCGCACCACGGCACCCTGGACGACCACGACAGCCTGCGCCGGGGCGCCGAAGCCGCCGATGGGGTCCTGCACATGGCCTACGGCGGCGACTTCTCCGACCTCGACGACATGATGAGGCGGGACCGGACCGCGATCGAGGCCCTCGGCCGGCCGTTGGAGCACTCGGGCAAGCCCCTCGTCGTCACCTCGGGCACGCTGGTCATGCCCGAGGGCCGGGAGACCGACGAGGAGGACGAGCCCGACGCGGACGGTATCGCCGCCTTCCGTATCGCGGGCGAGCGAGCCTGCCTGGACCTCGCCGGCCGGGGAGTGCGCGCGAGTGTGGTCCGCCTCGCCCCTACCGTCCACGGCCCGAAGGACCACGGCTTCATCCCCATGCTCGTGGCCACCGCGCGAAGGACCGGCGTCTCGGCCTACGTCGGGGACGGTGCCAACCGGTGGCCCGCGGTGCACCGGCTCGACGCCGCGGGCCTCTTCCGCCTGGCATGGGAGAAGGCTCCTGCGGGCAGCGTGCTGCACGGAGTGGCCGAGAGCGGCGTCACCATGAAGAGCATCGCGCGGACGATCGCCCGGGGCCTTGACCTGCCGACGGTCTCACTGACCCCCGATCAGGCCGCGGGGCACTACGTCAGCCCGTTCATGGCCAGGGTCTACGCCTTCGACGCGCCCGTATCCAGCGCCCGCACACGGGAACTGCTCGGCTGGTCGCCCACCCGTCCGACCCTGCTCGATGACCTGGAGCACGGCGATTACCTGGCCACGCCCGCCTCCTGA
- a CDS encoding phosphocholine-specific phospholipase C, translating to MPNVDRRRFLQLAGGTAAASMLTGGIARAAGIPAAAGTGTLQDVEHVVVLMQENRSFDHYFGALRGVRGFGDPRPATLPSGSTVFHQADNSGRETLPFRPNADNLGLQFIQDLDHSWSGTHQAWNGGNYDRWIPAKTTTTMAYLTREDIPFHYALADAFTICDAYHCSMLSSTDPNRYYMYTGYAGNDGKGRGPVLGNEEAGYGWTTFPEILEKAGVSWKVYQDTGTGLDAAGGWGWTSDAFIGNYGDNSLLYFDQYRDAQPGDPLYDKARTGTDAGSGDGYFDRLKADVVAGKLPQVSWIAAPEAFCEHPNWPANYGAWYVSQVLDALTADPDVWSRTAVFLTYDENDGFFDHVVPPFPPASAARGLSTADVTQDLYTGGLSGYAAGPYGLGPRVPMLVLSPWSTGGWVCSQTFDHTSIVQFIEKRFGVHNPNVSPWRRAVCGDLTTAFDFTRSVSAAPALPGTGGYAPPDHNNPGDYVPTPPATGAVPRQERGLRNARALPYDLAADTKPVSGRMQFTFGNPGAAGAAFLVTSAVRSDGPWPYTVEAGKTLTDTWALPAASSRYDFSVQGPNGFLRRMAGTAGSVGPEVSARHAASTGQVTLVFSNPGTGSVTFTATDAYAPTKHYTYTVKAGGSQSVPGWGVAAGNHWYDVTVTSSADPAYVRRFAGHVETGAASTSDPATATA from the coding sequence GTGCCGAACGTCGACCGCCGAAGGTTCCTTCAGCTCGCGGGCGGTACCGCCGCCGCGTCCATGCTCACCGGCGGTATCGCGAGGGCGGCCGGGATCCCGGCCGCCGCCGGAACCGGGACGCTGCAGGACGTCGAGCATGTCGTCGTCCTGATGCAGGAGAACCGTTCCTTCGACCACTACTTCGGCGCCCTGCGAGGAGTCCGCGGCTTCGGCGACCCCCGCCCGGCCACTCTCCCCAGCGGCAGCACCGTGTTCCACCAGGCGGACAACTCCGGGCGGGAAACGCTGCCCTTCCGGCCGAACGCCGACAACCTGGGCCTGCAGTTCATCCAGGACCTCGACCACAGCTGGTCCGGCACCCACCAGGCCTGGAACGGCGGCAACTACGACCGCTGGATTCCGGCCAAGACCACCACCACGATGGCGTACCTCACGCGCGAGGACATCCCCTTCCACTACGCCCTCGCCGACGCGTTCACCATCTGCGACGCGTACCACTGCTCGATGCTCAGCTCCACCGACCCCAACCGCTACTACATGTACACCGGCTACGCGGGCAACGACGGCAAGGGCCGCGGCCCGGTGCTGGGCAACGAGGAGGCGGGCTACGGCTGGACCACCTTCCCGGAGATCCTGGAGAAGGCGGGCGTCTCCTGGAAGGTCTACCAGGACACCGGCACCGGTCTGGACGCCGCCGGCGGCTGGGGCTGGACCAGCGACGCCTTCATCGGCAACTACGGCGACAACTCGCTCCTCTACTTCGACCAGTACCGCGACGCCCAGCCCGGCGACCCGCTGTACGACAAGGCCCGCACCGGCACCGACGCCGGCAGCGGCGACGGCTACTTCGACCGGCTCAAGGCCGACGTGGTGGCGGGGAAGCTGCCCCAGGTGTCCTGGATCGCCGCCCCCGAGGCATTCTGCGAGCACCCCAACTGGCCTGCCAACTACGGAGCCTGGTACGTCTCCCAGGTACTGGACGCGCTCACCGCCGACCCCGACGTGTGGAGCCGTACCGCCGTCTTCCTCACCTACGACGAGAACGACGGCTTCTTCGACCACGTGGTGCCGCCGTTCCCGCCGGCCTCCGCCGCCCGCGGCCTGTCCACCGCCGACGTCACCCAGGACCTCTACACCGGCGGCCTGTCCGGGTACGCCGCCGGGCCGTACGGACTCGGGCCGCGCGTGCCGATGCTGGTCCTCTCGCCCTGGAGCACCGGCGGCTGGGTCTGCTCCCAGACCTTCGACCACACCTCCATCGTGCAGTTCATCGAGAAGCGGTTCGGCGTGCACAACCCGAACGTCTCGCCCTGGCGCCGCGCGGTCTGCGGCGATCTCACCACGGCCTTCGACTTCACCCGCAGCGTCTCCGCCGCGCCCGCGCTCCCCGGCACCGGCGGCTACGCACCGCCGGACCACAACAACCCCGGTGACTACGTCCCGACCCCGCCGGCCACCGGCGCCGTGCCCCGGCAGGAGCGCGGCCTGCGCAACGCCCGCGCCCTGCCGTACGACCTGGCCGCCGACACCAAGCCGGTCAGCGGGCGGATGCAGTTCACCTTCGGCAACCCCGGCGCGGCGGGCGCGGCCTTCCTCGTCACCTCAGCGGTGCGCTCGGACGGCCCGTGGCCCTACACGGTCGAGGCGGGCAAAACCCTCACCGACACCTGGGCGCTGCCCGCCGCCTCCTCCCGCTACGACTTCTCGGTCCAGGGCCCGAACGGCTTCCTGCGGCGGATGGCCGGCACGGCGGGCTCGGTCGGCCCCGAGGTGAGCGCCCGGCATGCCGCGTCCACCGGGCAGGTCACCCTGGTGTTCAGTAATCCCGGCACCGGCTCGGTCACCTTCACCGCCACCGACGCCTACGCGCCCACCAAGCACTACACGTACACCGTCAAGGCGGGCGGTTCGCAGAGTGTCCCGGGCTGGGGCGTGGCGGCCGGGAACCACTGGTACGACGTCACGGTGACCTCCAGCGCCGACCCCGCGTACGTCCGGCGCTTCGCCGGGCACGTGGAGACCGGTGCGGCGAGCACCAGCGACCCGGCCACCGCGACCGCCTGA